The following coding sequences are from one Saccharomyces eubayanus strain FM1318 chromosome VII, whole genome shotgun sequence window:
- the PEX31 gene encoding peroxisome biogenesis protein: MSERNNENIDSRNSSQIVETDPAESKNKHIRSALRKRKGRLTAQAYEEDQEAILSSPLLTSTPKTVSRSLVRLYPYLIVVDNFLSVITWSNDNIFVNVFGIFTFTVCVLYFGTITKYFGHLMIVGIIWAYLLIDKHVQETMASCPSLDDIIHVMDRVSMKSSAVLSPITILSAQDVRRLLFTVAFLSPIYIFLTMFVLPPSYLMLAGGLYVLTYHSKLIRRMRRYMWKFRIVRLLVFFVTGLDLGGPDNNRRLFASVNKKIRSFVWNEVGNTSSTKKTVLFKVALFENQRRWLGIGWTSTMLSYERASWTDEFLNSSPSPDMFTLPEKQSGMAWEWHDKDWMLDLTNDGAIQLPASATKTKFKPGADEGFIYCDNTWNNPSATDTYKKYTRIRRWVRTATVTTTYDNEPNVEKVSMNTLAPKSEDNDKGRKRKVSFSAANEVHIIPSSSNSKLIEMSDIAMDGSL, encoded by the coding sequence ATGAGCgaaagaaataatgaaaatatagATTCTAGAAACTCAAGCCAAATAGTAGAAACAGATCCTGCAGAAAGCAAGAATAAACACATCCGTAGCGCTTTGAGAAAACGAAAGGGTAGATTAACCGCCCAAGCTtatgaagaagatcaagaagCTATTTTGTCATCTCCTTTATTAACCTCTACGCCCAAAACAGTCTCTAGATCATTAGTGAGGCTGTATCCATATTTAATCGTTGtggataattttttgaGCGTCATCACATGGTCCAATGATAACATATTTGTAAACGTGTTTGGAATATTTACCTTTACTGTTTGTGTTTTGTACTTTGGAACCATCACAAAGTATTTTGGACATTTAATGATTGTGGGTATAATATGGGCATATCTATTAATAGACAAGCACGTCCAAGAAACAATGGCATCTTGCCCTTCATTAGATGATATAATACATGTAATGGATAGAGTTTCTATGAAGTCTAGTGCTGTTTTATCACCCATTACTATTTTAAGCGCTCAAGATGTTAGGAGATTGTTATTTACTGTTGCATTCCTATCCCCAatttacatttttcttaCAATGTTTGTGCTACCTCCAAGTTATTTGATGCTGGCGGGGGGACTGTATGTACTTACGTATCACTCTAAACTGATTAGAAGAATGAGGAGATATATGTGGAAGTTCCGCATTGTTAGATTACTTGTATTCTTCGTAACAGGATTAGACCTTGGGGGACCAGACAACAATAGGCGCTTATTTGCTTCTGTtaataagaaaataagGTCCTTTGTTTGGAATGAAGTAGGTAATACGTCTAGTACCAAAAAGACCGTTCTTTTCAAGGTCGccctttttgaaaaccaacGCCGTTGGCTTGGTATTGGGTGGACGTCCACTATGCTGAGCTATGAGAGGGCATCTTGGACAGATGAATTTCTGAATTCTTCCCCTAGCCCTGATATGTTTACATTACCAGAGAAACAGTCTGGAATGGCATGGGAATGGCATGATAAAGATTGGATGCTCGATTTAACAAATGATGGGGCAATTCAGCTTCCTGCTTCTGCTACTAAAACTAAGTTTAAGCCTGGTGCAGATGAAGGCTTTATATATTGTGACAATACCTGGAATAACCCATCAGCTACAGACACATATAAAAAGTACACAAGAATACGGAGGTGGGTCAGGACAGCTACAGTGACCACCACGTATGACAATGAGCCCAATGTGGAGAAAGTTTCGATGAATACCCTCGCTCCAAAAAGTGAGGATAATGATAAAGGcaggaaaagaaaggttTCATTCAGTGCGGCAAATGAAGTGCATATTATACCTTCCTCTAGTAACAGCAAATTAATAGAGATGTCAGACATTGCAATGGACGGTTCTCTATAA
- the TFG2 gene encoding transcription factor IIF subunit TFG2: MSSNAPGAPTLSANSAASEGKEKSDNVSGDEYLSQEEEVFDGNDIENNXTKVYEESLDLDLERSTRQVWLVRLPMFLAEKWRDRGNLYGQELGKIRINKDGSKITLLLNENDNDSIPHEYDLELTKKVVENEYVFTEQNLKKYQQRKRELEADPEKQRQAYLKKQEREEELKKKQQQQKRRNNRKKFNHRVMTDRDGRDRYIPYVKTIPKKTAIVGTVCHECQVMPSMNDPNYHKIVEQRRNIVKLNNKERITTLDETVGVTMSHTGMSMRSDNSNFLKVGREKAKSNIKSIRMXKKEILDYLFKLFDEYDYWSLKGLKERTRQPEAHLKECLDKVATLVKKGPYAFKYTLRPEYKKLKEEERKATLGELADEQTGSAGENTQGEAEADFEDEIEMEDVV; this comes from the coding sequence ATGAGTAGTAACGCACCAGGGGCTCCCACTCTTTCTGCTAATTCTGCGGCTTCTGAAGGGAAGGAGAAATCGGATAACGTTTCCGGTGATGAGTATCTTTCTCAGGAGGAGGAAGTTTTTGATGGTaatgatattgaaaacaatRAAACCAAAGTGTATGAAGAATCTTTAGACCTGGACTTGGAACGTAGTACTAGACAGGTTTGGTTGGTCAGATTACCAATGTTTCTAGCAGAGAAATGGAGGGATAGAGGTAACCTGTATGGTCAAGAATTGGGTAAGATTAGAATAAACAAGGATGGCAGCAAAATCACGCTacttttgaatgaaaatgataatgattcTATACCGCATGAATATGATTTAGAGCTCACCAAAAAAGTGGTAGAGAATGAATACGTTTTCACTGAACAAAATTTAAAGAAGTATCAACAACGGAAAAGAGAGTTAGAAGCTGATCCTGAGAAGCAAAGACAAGcttatttaaaaaaacaagaacgCGAAGAAGAGCTCaaaaagaagcagcagcaacaaaaaCGTAGAAACAAcagaaaaaagttcaatCACAGAGTTATGACAGATAGAGATGGTAGAGACAGGTATATTCCATACGTTAAAACAATTCCTAAGAAAACCGCTATTGTAGGAACAGTTTGTCACGAATGTCAAGTTATGCCATCTATGAATGATCCAAATTACCACAAAATTGttgaacaaagaagaaacattGTCAAGCTtaacaacaaagaaagaatcaCAACCTTGGATGAAACCGTTGGTGTGACGATGAGTCATACAGGTATGTCTATGAGGTCAGACAACtctaatttcttgaaagttGGACGCGAGAAAGCTAAGAGTAATATCAAATCTATTCGTATGYYaaagaaggaaattttGGACTATCTATTTAAGCTGTTTGATGAGTATGATTACTGGTCGCTAAAGGGGCTGAAGGAACGTACTAGACAACCTGAAGCGCATTTAAAGGAGTGTTTGGACAAGGTTGCTACTCTTGTAAAGAAGGGACCTTATGCGTTCAAGTATACTTTAAGACCCGAGTATaaaaaactgaaagaagaggaaaggAAGGCAACATTAGGTGAATTAGCCGATGAGCAGACAGGTTCCGCGGGAGAGAATACCCAAGGGGAGGCTGAAgctgattttgaagatgaaatagAGATGGAAGATGTTGTTTAG
- the ERG26 gene encoding sterol-4-alpha-carboxylate 3-dehydrogenase (decarboxylating) codes for MSNIDSVLIIGGSGFLGLHLIQQFYDINPKPDIHIFDVRDLPEKLSKQFTFNVDDIKFHKGDLTSPNDMEDAIKESKANVVVHCASPMHGQNPNIYDIVNVKGTRNVIDMCKKCGVNVLVYTSSAGVIFNGQDVHNADETWPIPEVPMDAYNETKAIAEDMVLKANDPDSDFYTVALRPAGIFGPGDRQLVPGLRQVAKLGQSKFQIGDNNNLFDWTYAGNVADAHVLAAHKLLDPKTRSEVSGETFFITNDTPTYFWALARTVWKADGHIAKNIIVLKRPVAICAGYLSEWVSKLLGKEPGLTPFRVKIVCAYRYHNISKAKKLLGYTPRVGIEEGINKTLAWMDEGL; via the coding sequence ATGTCAAATATAGATTCAGTTTTAATTATCGGTGGTTCCGGTTTCCTCGGATTGCACTTAATTCAGCAATTTTATGATATAAATCCCAAGCCAGATATTCACATTTTTGATGTTAGAGACCTCCCagaaaaactttcaaagcAATTCACTTTCAATGTCGATGACATAAAATTCCATAAAGGTGATTTAACCTCCCCTAATGACATGGAAGATGCTATCAAGGAAAGTAAAGCAAATGTTGTTGTTCATTGTGCTTCGCCAATGCATGGTCaaaatccaaatatttACGACATAGTGAATGTAAAGGGAACGCGTAATGTGATTGATATGTGTAAGAAATGTGGTGTCAATGTTCTTGTATATACTTCTTCTGCGGGTGTTATTTTTAACGGTCAAGACGTGCATAATGCGGATGAAACTTGGCCAATTCCAGAAGTTCCTATGGACGCATATAATGAGACAAAGGCTATCGCTGAAGATATGGTGTTGAAGGCAAACGATCCAGACAGTGATTTTTATACTGTTGCACTTCGTCCAGCAGGTATTTTTGGTCCAGGGGATAGACAGTTGGTGCCAGGTCTTAGACAGGTCGCAAAGTTAGGACAATCGAAGTTTCAAATTGGTGACAATAACAATTTATTTGATTGGACTTACGCTGGTAATGTCGCTGATGCTCATGTTTTAGCCGCACATAAGTTGCTTGACCCAAAAACAAGATCGGAGGTCTCTGGTGAAACTTTCTTTATTACCAATGACACCCCCACTTACTTTTGGGCCTTAGCTCGTACAGTTTGGAAGGCAGATGGACATATTGCTAAGAacattattgttttgaaaagaccAGTTGCAATTTGCGCTGGTTACCTTTCAGAATGGGTTTCCAAGCTGCTGGGTAAAGAGCCAGGGTTGACTCCGTTTAGAGTCAAGATCGTGTGCGCATACCGTTATCATAATATTTCTAAGGCTAAAAAGTTGCTGGGATATACGCCAAGGGTAGGTATTGAAGAAGGTATCAATAAAACATTAGCCTGGATGGACGAAGGTTTGTAA
- the ECT1 gene encoding ethanolamine-phosphate cytidylyltransferase, with the protein MTIILDPDRVWIDGCFDFTHHGHAGAILQARQTVSKENGKLFCGVHTDHDIQHNKGSPVMNSQERYEHTRANRWCSKVVEAAPYVTDPDWMDRYQCQYVVHGDDITLDANGEDCYKVVKEMGRFKVVKRTYGVSTTEIIHRILTNNTLAPTHPDYYANTQELGFYSVAEDAVSKHCYVFQKDLSNVLVSGGYDFNVEDCVYVDGDFDLFHMGDIDQLRKLKMDLHPDKKLIVGITTNDYSSTIMTMKERSLSVLSCRYVDAVIINADADALAQCNWKKYRIGTAVLTEGGKFSEYLTKDVIVKRIESRRDVYVARNQKKGMSI; encoded by the coding sequence ATGACGATAATTTTGGATCCTGATAGAGTTTGGATAGACGGCTGCTTTGACTTCACACATCATGGGCATGCGGGAGCTATCTTGCAAGCTCGTCAAACggtttcaaaagaaaatggtaaaCTTTTCTGTGGTGTGCATACCGATCACGATATTCAACATAATAAGGGTTCGCCTGTCATGAATTCACAAGAAAGATATGAACATACCAGAGCAAATAGGTGGTGTTCAAAAGTGGTTGAAGCTGCGCCGTATGTGACAGATCCCGATTGGATGGATAGGTACCAATGCCAATACGTTGTTCATGGTGACGACATCACCCTGGATGCTAACGGAGAAGATTGTTATAAAGTGGTCAAAGAAATGGGACGGTTTAAAGTTGTCAAAAGAACATACGGAGTAAGTACTACCGAGATCATACATAGAATATTAACAAATAATACGTTGGCGCCTACTCATCCTGATTATTATGCTAACACTCAAGAGCTAGGTTTTTATTCAGTTGCCGAAGATGCggtttcaaaacattgttatgtttttcaaaaagatttGAGTAACGTCCTGGTAAGTGGTGGATACGATTTCAACGTAGAAGATTGCGTTTATGTTGATGGAGATTTCGACTTATTTCACATGGGAGATATTGACCAGTTAAGGAAGTTGAAAATGGATCTCCACCCAGACAAAAAGCTGATTGTCGGCATCACCACAAATGATTACTCAAGCACAATCATGACGATGAAAGAGCGTTCTTTAAGCGTTCTAAGTTGTAGATATGTCGATGCAGTTATTATTAATGCTGATGCTGACGCATTAGCTCAGTgtaattggaaaaaatatcgTATAGGCACGGCTGTCCTCACGGAAGGCGGAAAGTTTAGCGAATACTTGACTAAAGACGTCATCGTCAAAAGAATAGAATCTCGAAGGGATGTCTATGTTGCGagaaaccaaaagaaaggtATGTCCATTTAa
- the CUL3 gene encoding cullin CUL3, which translates to MYVVKYCCWEDTVKDMKKFETKLGRMITNNKTRISVPEKLGLSGQSFEQSWEIVKHAIDHIYIDDMADLSFEQVYRTIYTIVLNRKGSMLYDNLKTYTIEKLLFFRETVFKNNAPDYEILETMAGLWETLCNCFKITGDLMMYMDKVYCKPNRCLEVYDMCLDLFRTEILQKRSSSLISALISDIDGIRSSGSMDPKHTSMWKVLIGMMETLHDNRDNFFLTDFEPVLISATERYYTDAINIKSLTPLEGLEKIRKLKQFENVLDSSFLNADSHNKLKKVLGNVLIWGKLSDVIEDLTHEAMKLSDERLLQEIYDLSGERKYKTTIIESIKSYIRRIATAVPFKDGSRKKGQNAITWSSEILSIFRKQRLFLGNIKFGSVQVNSSVTYKFIGMTILHDVFETYFSEEGALPSEYISTYVDYCMKQTNDNDAEVAKIKEDLLDSTKLIELLSEKDIFESTYKKQLSRRLLQQKSILEIEKWMVQMIKDALGTFFTLKLEIMLRDISLSSRILQAFKSSSTSSIEYMNFVPEVLTRTSWPFQSTNPIDESIALPPRMSQMLMGFEEYYSLKYKERVLKWAHHLSVVEIGCQFNNGYYEISFSVYAGAIFLLFENYEELTLEEIRELTHIPEEDVKSLVMSMSTVPKCRILKRSSNSGNAKFSVNYFFSAPNRKVKVPIIAGPASSHKSDNLASQSLVDTYENESIMEVNAAIVRIMKTEGKLSHQQLLQRATKHMERRFHLTSSTFKRSLQLLLEKEYIQRDADDASCYHYLH; encoded by the coding sequence ATGTACGTAGTAAAATATTGCTGCTGGGAGGACACTGTAAAAGATATGAAGAAATTCGAAACTAAACTAGGGCGAATGATAACTAATAATAAAACCAGGATAAGCGTCCCAGAAAAGCTGGGTCTTTCGGGGCAGTCTTTTGAGCAATCGTGGGAAATAGTTAAACATGCCATTgatcatatatatatagatgaCATGGCCGATCTCTCATTCGAACAAGTATACAGGACAATTTACACAATTGTTCTAAACAGAAAAGGATCAATGCTTTAtgataatttgaaaacatacacaatagaaaaactacttttttttaggGAAACAGTATTCAAGAACAATGCACCTGATTATGAAATTCTCGAAACAATGGCAGGATTATGGGAGACGCTATGTAATTGTTTTAAAATTACTGGGGATTTGATGATGTACATGGACAAAGTTTATTGCAAGCCGAATAGGTGCTTGGAGGTATATGATATGTGTCTTGATCTTTTTAGAACCGAAATACTCCAAAAGCGTTCCTCTTCTCTTATTTCAGCATTGATTTCAGATATAGATGGAATTCGTAGTTCAGGGTCCATGGACCCAAAACATACTAGCATGTGGAAAGTGTTAATAGGAATGATGGAAACGTTGCATGACAATAGAGACAACTTTTTCTTGACTGATTTTGAACCAGTTTTAATCAGCGCAACAGAAAGATACTATACTGATGCTATCAATATTAAATCGCTAACGCCGCTTGAGGGACTGgaaaaaataaggaaacTGAAGCAGTTCGAAAATGTATtagattcttcttttttgaatgcAGATTCTCACAACAAGTTAAAAAAAGTCTTAGGAAATGTCCTCATATGGGGAAAACTGAGTGATGTCATAGAGGATTTGACACATGAAGCAATGAAGCTCTCGGATGAAAGGCTGCTTCAAGAAATCTATGATTTGTCTGGTGAAAGGAAATATAAAACTACTATTATTGAGTCTATTAAATCCTATATTCGGCGAATTGCCACAGCAGTTCCTTTTAAGGATGGTAGTCGTAAAAAAGGGCAGAATGCGATTACATGGTCATCAGAAATTTTAAGCATATTCCGTAAGCAACGCTTATTTCTGGGTAATATTAAATTTGGTTCTGTCCAAGTCAATAGTTCAGTTACGTACAAATTCATTGGTATGACAATACTTCACGATGTTTTTGAGACCTACTTTTCTGAAGAAGGGGCGTTACCATCAGAGTATATTTCCACCTACGTCGACTACTGTATGAAGCAAACAAACGATAACGATGCCGAGGTTGCTAAAATCAAGGAAGATTTGCTTGACAGTACCAAATTGATAGAATTGCTATCCGAAAAggatatttttgaaagtacTTATAAAAAGCAACTCTCCAGAAGGCTGTTGCAGCAGAAATCTATActagaaattgaaaagtgGATGGTGCAAATGATAAAGGATGCTCTAGGGactttttttactttgaaACTAGAGATAATGTTACGGGATATTTCCTTGTCTTCAAGAATTTTGCAAGCATTTAAATCCTCAAGTACCAGCAGCATAGAATATATGAATTTTGTACCAGAGGTTTTAACAAGGACAAGTTGGCCTTTTCAAAGTACTAACCCAATTGATGAGAGTATTGCATTGCCTCCTAGGATGTCTCAAATGTTAATGGGCTTCGAAGAGTATTACTCCTTAAAATACAAGGAAAGAGTATTAAAATGGGCCCATCATTTAAGTGTGGTTGAGATTGGATGTCAGTTTAATAATGGTTACTACGAAATAAGTTTTTCTGTTTACGCCGGAGctattttccttctttttgaGAATTATGAAGAACTAACATTAGAAGAGATCCGTGAACTTACCCATATTCCTGAGGAAGATGTAAAATCTCTTGTAATGTCAATGTCAACAGTTCCTAAATGtagaattttgaaaaggtcGTCGAATTCAGGAAATGCTAAATTTTCCgtaaattattttttttctgctcCAAATAGGAAAGTGAAGGTGCCAATTATTGCTGGTCCTGCTTCATCCCATAAATCGGACAACTTGGCTAGCCAAAGTTTGGTAGACACctatgaaaatgaaagcaTTATGGAGGTTAATGCTGCTATTGTCCGTATCATGAAGACAGAAGGAAAGTTAAGCCACCAACAGCTACTGCAGAGAGCTACGAAGCATATGGAGCGTCGTTTTCATCTTACGTCCAGTACGTTCAAACGAAGCCTTCAACTTTTATTGGAAAAAGAGTATATACAGAGAGACGCAGACGACGCCTCTTGTTATCATTACCTTCACTGA
- the STF2 gene encoding ATPase-stabilizing factor family protein gives MTRTNKWTERESKANPKYFSHTGNYGESPNHIKKQGSGKGNWGKPGDEIDDLIDSGEIPPVFKKDRRGSNSQAHEQKFENTQKE, from the coding sequence ATGACTAGAACAAATAAATGGACTGAACGCGAATCAAAAGCTAATCCAAAGTACTTCTCACACACTGGTAACTACGGTGAATCCCCAAATCACATCAAAAAACAAGGTTCCGGCAAAGGTAACTGGGGTAAGCCAGGTGACGAGATCGATGATTTAATTGACAGTGGTGAAATACCTCCAGTATTCAAGAAAGATAGAAGAGGGTCAAACTCTCAAGCACATGAACAGAAGTTCGAAAACACCCAAAAGGAATAA
- the PRP18 gene encoding mRNA splicing protein PRP18, producing MDLDLSSILKAEISKKQKELRNSNNVQPLSHGISQEHERVDADEIPQKAEQDESTNEEVPSDYQLDEDIVEVIGKLGNRPERIQEAITQDKTTSSTIDPSQIGSTKDETVLSMKCNLYIHEILVHWKASLEEYHPELFLDTKKALFPLLLQLRRGQLPTDLLISLATVLYHLQQPSQTNLAIQSYMKLSIGNVAWPIGVTSVGIHARSAHSXIQGGQSAANIMTDEKTRLWITSIKRLITFEDWFAKQPR from the coding sequence ATGGATTTAGATTTAAGTAGTATCTTAAAGGCTGAGATTTCtaagaaacaaaaggaGCTTAGAAACTCCAACAATGTTCAACCATTATCCCATGGAATATCCCAGGAACATGAAAGAGTGGACGCAGACGAAATACCCCAGAAGGCAGAACAAGATGAGAGTACAAACGAGGAAGTACCATCGGATTACCAGCtcgatgaagatattgTAGAAGTCATTGGTAAATTGGGAAATCGGCCAGAAAGAATACAAGAAGCCATAACTCAAGATAAGACTACTTCTTCAACGATAGATCCATCACAAATCGGTTCCACAAAAGACGAAACTGTTCTGTCAATGAAATGTAATCTTTATATTCACGAAATACTAGTTCATTGGAAGGCGTCCTTGGAAGAGTACCATCCGGAGTTGTTTTTAGATACTAAGAAGGCGCTCTTCCCGTTATTATTGCAACTGCGACGGGGCCAGCTCCCCACGGATTTGCTAATCTCCCTCGCTACtgttctttatcatttacAGCAACCTAGTCAGACCAACCTTGCCATTCAATCCTACATGAAACTCAGTATCGGGAATGTGGCCTGGCCTATTGGTGTGACAAGCGTGGGCATCCACGCCCGTAGTGCTCATTCCAAKATTCAAGGCGGCCAAAGTGCTGCTAATATAATGACTGACGAGAAGACAAGGCTATGGATCACCAGTATCAAAAGATTAATAACCTTTGAAGATTGGTTTGCCAAACAACCACGCTAG
- the SWC4 gene encoding Swc4p — protein MSSSDIFDVLNIKQKSKSPANGPTSVPSSSAANRFKPQVTGMQRELFNLLGENQPPVVIQSGNNFKEKMLSTSRPSPWSFVEFKANPFVTLRHWVKGSKELVGDELKESPYSKFNQHLSIPSFTEEEYTTFMHDTENQEKVQNDKNPNDSTEIGKKNDNENWSFEEINYLFELCRKYDLRWFLIFDRYNYNKSRTLEDLKEEFYRICRNYFKANNPSHPLLSSLNFSAEKEIERKKYLQRLLSRSAAEIAEEEALIVESKKFEMAAKRTLAERESLLRLLDSPHSDQSITQYLTSQGMSQLYSTLLADKTRKRKHDPNIPENPWMKQQQQFAQHRQLQQMNVKKPEVKESPSPKKTKRQRQEMQTALKRRSESAYAELLLKDFNSKERKALGVITHGEKLSPGVYLRSTKLSSFKPALQNKIFAVLQELSLPSRPVMPSNDVMERQEELVKKINTLIDLKKHVDKYEAGMSITK, from the coding sequence ATGTCATCTTCAgatatttttgatgttCTAAACATTAAACAGAAATCTAAAAGTCCGGCTAATGGCCCGACTTCGGTGCCCTCGTCCTCGGCAGCCAATCGATTCAAACCTCAGGTGACTGGTATGCAAAGAGAACTATTTAACTTGCTGGGGGAAAATCAACCTCCAGTTGTTATTCAGTCAGGAAATAActtcaaggaaaaaatgcTTTCGACATCAAGACCATCTCCCTGGTCATTTGTAGAGTTTAAGGCTAATCCCTTCGTTACTCTGCGCCATTGGGTCAAGGGTTCTAAAGAATTGGTAGGAGATGAGCTGAAGGAATCGCCATATTCTAAATTTAATCAGCACTTATCTATCCCATCTTTCACCGAAGAAGAGTACACGACCTTCATGCATGACAcagaaaatcaagaaaaagtgCAAAACGATAAAAACCCCAATGACAGCACTGAAattggaaagaagaacGATAATGAAAACTGGTCCTTTGAGGAAATAAACTATTTATTTGAACTCTGTCGAAAGTATGATTTACGTTGGTTCTTAATTTTCGACAGATATAACTATAATAAATCACGAACACTTGAAGACCTTAAGGAAGAATTTTACCGCATCTGTAGAAATTACTTCAAAGCAAACAACCCTAGCCATCCACTCCTATCTTCGTTGAACTTCTCGgctgaaaaggaaatagaaagaaaaaagtatctACAACGTCTACTTTCTCGTTCTGCAGCCGAAATTGCTGAAGAGGAGGCACTGATAGTTGAGTCGAAGAAATTCGAAATGGCTGCTAAGAGAACACTAGCAGAAAGGGAATCATTACTAAGACTATTGGATTCTCCTCATTCAGATCAGTCAATTACACAATATCTCACATCTCAGGGGATGTCACAGCTGTACAGCACGCTTTTAGCAGACAAAACTAGGAAACGTAAGCACGATCCAAACATTCCTGAAAATCCTTGGATgaagcagcaacagcagttTGCTCAACATAGACAACTTCAACAAATGAATGTGAAAAAGCCGGAAGTCAAAGAAAGTCCTTCGCccaagaagacaaaaagacAGAGACAAGAGATGCAAACTGCactcaaaagaagatctgAGAGTGCGTACGCTGAACTATTATTGAAGGATTTTAATTCCAAAGAAAGGAAAGCGTTGGGCGTAATAACACACGGTGAAAAACTATCGCCAGGAGTTTATTTAAGATCAACAAAGCTATCGAGCTTTAAACCAGCGctacaaaacaaaatttttgctgttcttcaagaactttCTTTACCCTCTCGTCCTGTGATGCCATCAAACGACGTAATGGAAAGACAAGAAGAgcttgtaaaaaaaatcaataccCTTATCgatttaaaaaaacatgtCGATAAATACGAAGCCGGTATGTCTATTACGAAGtga